From the Pseudomonas baltica genome, one window contains:
- a CDS encoding LysR family transcriptional regulator codes for MELRHLKAFVAAAELQHFSRAAEQLGIAQPALSQLIRTLEHELGLVLFKRQNRGVILTAAGHAFAPHARRAIASSDLAVAAARQARRGEVGEIKLGYHSALLEPNLPQLLRHYFTAFPGVKVSLVDAGIRTQFEQLLGHDLDLGFARVFKDHLPERLRTHSFSQCPLVLLVPDNHGLMAGFNGELASLRNERFVFLQDPTGIGLTSHTLQACRPYQLHPQDILHVPSLMSIPGLVAAGIGISIVPQTLAQLSMPGVHFIELPQPEMVSELSLISRIDERSSAVMHFIDEANGWG; via the coding sequence ATGGAATTACGACACCTCAAGGCCTTCGTCGCAGCGGCCGAGCTCCAGCATTTCAGCCGTGCCGCCGAGCAGCTGGGCATCGCGCAGCCGGCGCTCAGCCAGTTGATTCGCACCCTGGAGCACGAGCTGGGGCTGGTGTTGTTCAAACGTCAGAACCGCGGAGTGATACTCACCGCAGCTGGCCATGCCTTCGCACCCCATGCCCGCCGAGCCATTGCATCGAGCGATCTGGCGGTGGCGGCGGCGCGGCAGGCACGGCGTGGCGAAGTGGGGGAGATCAAGCTTGGCTACCACTCGGCGCTGCTGGAGCCGAACCTGCCGCAGTTGCTGCGCCATTACTTCACCGCGTTCCCCGGCGTGAAGGTATCGCTGGTAGATGCCGGTATCCGCACGCAGTTCGAGCAGTTGCTCGGCCACGACCTGGACCTGGGCTTCGCTCGGGTATTCAAGGACCACCTGCCCGAGCGCCTGCGCACCCACAGCTTCAGCCAGTGCCCGCTGGTGCTGCTGGTGCCGGACAATCACGGACTGATGGCCGGCTTCAATGGTGAACTGGCGAGCCTGCGCAACGAGCGCTTCGTGTTCCTGCAGGACCCGACGGGTATCGGCCTGACGTCCCATACCCTGCAAGCGTGCCGTCCGTATCAATTGCACCCGCAGGACATCCTTCACGTGCCGTCGCTGATGAGCATTCCCGGGCTGGTAGCGGCGGGGATCGGCATCAGCATCGTGCCCCAGACCTTGGCTCAATTGAGCATGCCGGGGGTGCATTTCATCGAGCTGCCTCAGCCGGAGATGGTCAGTGAGCTGTCGTTGATTTCCCGTATCGATGAGCGTTCGAGTGCGGTGATGCACTTTATCGACGAGGCTAACGGTTGGGGGTAG
- a CDS encoding MFS transporter, with translation MSTSSATPHDSRMSRKAVTAATLGTALEWFDFTLYGAVSATILPKLFFPAMEPTAGLLASLATFGVGLAARPLGAITCGYLGDKLGRRRLMLATVTLMGLASVMMGLLPTYNQVGVWAPILLVVLRIIQGFALGGESTGAQLMALEHAAPDRRGRYSGLLGICSPLSQILANAVLLTLAGLLSAEQFESFGWRIPFVMSFVLVLVAIFIRLKVDETPAFVALKQTPVKKERSPLKAALGSHRKAILRLMLFFCSPAALFYLIVIFTLSYLTKHLGLSQSLGFSALMVANLCAIVGALAGGYLSDRWGRRKALMLGSIMTLAIMLVYFPILDTRNTFAIMAIMGLFLGFTQFQSGIQPVAFAEAFPTQVRYSGSALAYTGANLLVGGPMPMVAVWLMSQSGNSPWPLVGLCAVINLVSLAMIAIGPETRGVDLDHVTETAPASPQNLSTPTLVEQP, from the coding sequence ATGAGCACTTCGTCTGCAACGCCGCACGACTCGCGCATGTCGCGCAAGGCCGTGACAGCCGCCACCCTCGGCACCGCCTTGGAGTGGTTCGACTTCACCCTCTATGGCGCCGTGTCGGCGACCATTCTGCCCAAGCTGTTCTTCCCGGCCATGGAGCCCACCGCCGGGCTGCTGGCCTCATTGGCGACCTTCGGCGTGGGCCTCGCGGCGCGGCCACTGGGGGCGATCACCTGCGGCTACCTGGGCGACAAGCTGGGCCGCCGGCGCCTGATGCTCGCCACCGTGACATTGATGGGGCTGGCCTCGGTAATGATGGGCCTGCTGCCCACCTACAACCAGGTCGGGGTGTGGGCACCCATCTTGCTGGTGGTGTTGCGCATCATCCAAGGCTTCGCCCTGGGCGGTGAATCCACCGGCGCACAGTTGATGGCGCTTGAGCACGCCGCCCCCGATCGCCGCGGTCGCTATTCGGGGCTGCTGGGCATCTGCTCGCCTTTGAGCCAGATCCTTGCCAACGCCGTATTGCTCACCCTGGCCGGATTGCTCAGCGCCGAGCAGTTCGAGAGCTTCGGTTGGCGCATCCCCTTCGTGATGAGTTTCGTGCTGGTGCTGGTGGCGATCTTCATCCGTCTCAAGGTCGATGAAACGCCCGCCTTCGTCGCGTTGAAACAGACCCCGGTGAAAAAGGAACGCAGCCCGCTCAAAGCGGCGCTGGGCAGCCATCGCAAGGCCATCCTGCGGCTGATGTTGTTCTTCTGCTCGCCGGCGGCGCTGTTCTACCTGATCGTGATTTTCACCCTCAGCTACCTCACCAAACACTTGGGCCTGAGCCAGTCGCTGGGCTTCAGCGCGCTGATGGTCGCCAATCTCTGCGCCATCGTCGGCGCCCTGGCTGGCGGTTACCTGTCGGACCGCTGGGGCCGGCGCAAGGCGTTGATGCTGGGATCGATCATGACCCTGGCGATCATGCTGGTGTACTTCCCGATCCTCGATACCCGCAACACCTTCGCCATCATGGCGATCATGGGCCTGTTCCTCGGCTTTACGCAGTTCCAGAGCGGGATCCAGCCAGTGGCTTTCGCCGAAGCCTTCCCCACTCAGGTGCGGTATTCCGGCTCGGCGCTGGCCTACACCGGCGCCAACCTGCTGGTCGGCGGGCCGATGCCGATGGTCGCCGTATGGCTGATGAGCCAATCGGGCAACTCGCCCTGGCCGCTGGTAGGCCTGTGCGCGGTGATCAACCTGGTATCCCTGGCGATGATCGCCATCGGCCCGGAAACCCGCGGTGTCGATCTGGATCACGTCACCGAAACGGCACCCGCCAGCCCCCAGAACCTCT